The sequence TAGGTGTATAAAAAGATCCATAAAATTATTGCTTTATTAATACATGctaaaaagggttaaaatatttaaTAGTGGAATAACAGTACATCGTTATAAATTCCGAGCTATTGCCTGCAAAAAGTCCAGTACATTATCAGAGTCATATCCTTCAACAACGTTTTTCAACCTGGCGTTTACATctgtatattttttgttctttctccCAACGTCCTTTCCCTGGAAAACTTGCTCTAGTACCATTTTAGTACTTGCTTGTTCAGAACGGAGTTTTCGAAGAAGCTTTTCTTCCGTTGGGTGGATAATTGTCATCCTCCTCTTGAAAGCATTATGCCAGCCCTCAAGCATGTTGTTTGTTCTTGGTAAACCATTTAGTGTTCTCTCATAACATGACCATAATTTAACTTCAAACTTTGGGCGTCTCCTTCGTCCACGCTGAAAAACGCCTAACCATGTAGTCTCAAAGTATTGCAAGAATCCATCTAAAATGTTATCGGTTTCGTCATCAAAACTTGATACCAAAGTGTCAAAACAATCATATACATCATGTGGTGGCACAAATGCAATTGCCTGAAGTTTTTTTATAAGCATTGCATTTTCAGATTTTGAGTACCAAGCTTGCAAACCCAGTCCTTGCACCTTTCGCCATAGGCATTGTCCAAAATGGAAGAAACATCCGCAGATTTCAGCGTTTGGGAAAAATTTCTTTACGCTATTGATAGCGGAAAGCTCGAAGTCTAGTGATACTGAGGCTGGTCGCAAGTTACGACTTTCAAGCCAGCCGAATATGGTGtcataagtcttttcatttttatggGTTGTTATGCAATACACGAGAGGAAGAGTCTTGTTTTCCTGTATCATGGCATGAATTGTGTAGAGCTGTCTTCCTATTGGAGCGCAATCGAAAGTGCCATCACAAAACcatctaattttttctttaagaagttGGAGATTCCTTGATGTTGAATAAATACTCAATTCTTCACAGCTGTACTGTAAAAAGTTTTCCCCTCTCGTTGTAACAGTTAAATCTTCATCACCGTTTCGAGAATTACGTACTCTCTTCACAGTACGTGAAAGTGATTCCTTTTTCGGTAAAGCTCCGGCTACTTCCCAAGGAATATTTTGAGTACATTTGTTCACTATCGAGGAAGTAATTTCTTCCGACTCACTAgctttttctttcaactcttcttttACTTTGAGCACCTCTTTTCGCATTAAATCTGGAGGATGGCAGTGTTCTTGAGATACTGacatcccttcaccattgctaACAAGTCTTCCACTGCAAAGTCCCCGTTTCTCGcatctccaatatattttttcttctttctgcttATCGATCACGTAAATGTATCCATCGTGCACAAGCTTCTTACCtcctttatttgttttgataaactccatttttggaagccttatgaaagtaataataaagaccgacttccaagaaaggaaatgaagaaataagatttgaatacaccgttggacttccaagaaaggaaatgaagaaataagatttgaatacaccgttATTTAAAAGCAGTTAAACTGGTTCGTTAAACTATATAGCAAAAACGATTTAATAAACTGTTTAGGCTGTTGAATaggtaatttaaagatttaaagactgtCAGGCTAACGTAACGGCATGCTGACAATCATCattttttctttcgacattttgtctattgatattcaaagagtgtcgacattatgaccgtcgacattttggttgtcgacattttgaccttcgacattttgtctttcgacattttgtctgcgtaccatatatatatatatatacacacacacaaaacacacacacacacacacacacacacacacacatatatatatatatatatatatatatatatatatatatatatatatatatatttccggccaTGCTCGTCTTCCCGTCCCTT comes from Palaemon carinicauda isolate YSFRI2023 chromosome 3, ASM3689809v2, whole genome shotgun sequence and encodes:
- the LOC137635547 gene encoding uncharacterized protein, producing MEFIKTNKGGKKLVHDGYIYVIDKQKEEKIYWRCEKRGLCSGRLVSNGEGMSVSQEHCHPPDLMRKEVLKVKEELKEKASESEEITSSIVNKCTQNIPWEVAGALPKKESLSRTVKRVRNSRNGDEDLTVTTRGENFLQYSCEELSIYSTSRNLQLLKEKIRWFCDGTFDCAPIGRQLYTIHAMIQENKTLPLVYCITTHKNEKTYDTIFGWLESRNLRPASVSLDFELSAINSVKKFFPNAEICGCFFHFGQCLWRKVQGLGLQAWYSKSENAMLIKKLQAIAFVPPHDVYDCFDTLVSSFDDETDNILDGFLQYFETTWLGVFQRGRRRRPKFEVKLWSCYERTLNGLPRTNNMLEGWHNAFKRRMTIIHPTEEKLLRKLRSEQASTKMVLEQVFQGKDVGRKNKKYTDVNARLKNVVEGYDSDNVLDFLQAIARNL